From one Dyella sp. 2HG41-7 genomic stretch:
- the shc gene encoding squalene--hopene cyclase yields MNSSAPSTATAATADLFQTPHTHGLDEAIDRGRAALLARQHHDGHWCFELESDCTITAEYILLMHFMDEIDDVLQEKMARYLRATHVKDGHGGWPQYHGGDIDLSGTVKAYYALKAAGDDPEAEHMRIARNAILAHGGAAKANVFTRILLALFEQVPWRATPYVPVEIMLLPRWFPFHIDKISYWARTTLVPLTVLCSLKAKAANPRKVHIRELFVTPPEHERHYFIRGGLLNRTFLALDKIGRFIDRFIPKAIRQRAVKKAEAWFLPRLNGEDGIGAIFPPMVNSYEAMALLGYPKDHPARQTCLRSIQKLVVHRDDGTAYCQPCVSPIWDTVWSALTLMHTSDDTQTQDAIAKSVDWLTSKQELELKGDWAVRAPDAAPGGWAFQYNNAYYPDIDDSAVVAALLHIQDRRRGESGRHRFNTDRAMDWMIALQSKNGGFAAFDADNTHYHLNAIPFADHGALLDPPTEDVSGRVAACLGVLARPQDRDVLQRCIAYLRSTQLEDGSWWGRWGSNYIYGTWSVLGGLALAGEDPQQPYIRKAVEWLRSRQHADGGWGETNDSYIDHALRGTNEGVSTPQSTAWALLAQMAVGDVRSDSVRRGIAFLLAQQENGGLWYHPSHNAPGFPRVYYLKYHGYTAYFPLWALSRYRQLLQSATA; encoded by the coding sequence ATGAATTCTTCCGCGCCTAGCACCGCCACCGCCGCCACGGCCGATCTTTTCCAAACGCCTCATACCCACGGACTGGACGAAGCGATCGACCGGGGTCGTGCCGCGCTGCTGGCGCGTCAGCATCACGACGGACATTGGTGTTTCGAGCTGGAATCCGACTGCACGATCACCGCCGAATACATCCTGCTGATGCATTTCATGGATGAAATCGACGACGTGCTGCAGGAAAAGATGGCGCGCTATCTGCGCGCCACGCACGTGAAAGACGGACACGGCGGCTGGCCGCAATACCACGGCGGCGACATCGACCTGTCGGGCACGGTGAAAGCGTATTACGCGCTGAAAGCGGCGGGCGACGATCCCGAAGCCGAACATATGCGCATCGCGCGCAATGCCATTCTTGCGCACGGTGGCGCAGCGAAAGCCAACGTGTTCACGCGCATCCTGCTCGCGCTGTTCGAGCAGGTGCCGTGGCGCGCGACGCCGTATGTGCCGGTGGAAATCATGCTGCTGCCGCGCTGGTTTCCGTTCCACATCGACAAGATTTCGTATTGGGCGCGCACCACGCTGGTACCGCTGACCGTTCTTTGCTCGTTGAAAGCGAAGGCGGCGAATCCGCGCAAGGTGCATATCCGCGAGCTGTTCGTTACGCCGCCGGAGCACGAACGCCACTACTTTATTCGCGGCGGCCTGCTCAATCGCACATTTCTCGCGTTGGACAAGATCGGGCGCTTCATCGATCGCTTCATACCGAAAGCCATCCGCCAGCGCGCCGTGAAAAAAGCCGAAGCGTGGTTTCTGCCGCGTTTGAATGGCGAAGACGGCATCGGCGCGATTTTCCCGCCAATGGTCAACAGCTACGAAGCGATGGCGCTGCTCGGTTATCCGAAGGATCACCCCGCGCGCCAGACTTGCCTGCGCTCGATCCAGAAACTCGTTGTCCATCGCGACGACGGTACGGCGTATTGCCAGCCGTGCGTATCGCCGATCTGGGACACCGTGTGGAGCGCGTTGACGCTGATGCACACCAGCGACGATACGCAAACGCAAGATGCCATCGCCAAGTCCGTCGATTGGCTCACGTCCAAGCAAGAGTTGGAATTGAAGGGCGATTGGGCCGTGCGCGCCCCCGATGCCGCGCCCGGCGGCTGGGCCTTCCAGTACAACAATGCGTATTACCCGGATATCGACGACTCCGCCGTCGTCGCGGCGCTGCTGCATATCCAGGATCGTCGCCGCGGCGAATCGGGTCGCCATCGCTTCAACACCGATCGCGCGATGGACTGGATGATTGCGCTGCAATCGAAGAACGGCGGCTTCGCCGCATTCGATGCCGACAACACGCATTACCATCTCAATGCGATTCCGTTCGCCGATCACGGCGCCCTGCTCGATCCGCCGACGGAAGACGTCTCCGGTCGCGTCGCGGCGTGCCTAGGCGTGCTGGCGCGTCCGCAAGATCGCGACGTGCTGCAACGATGCATCGCTTATTTGCGCAGCACGCAGCTTGAAGACGGCAGCTGGTGGGGCCGTTGGGGCAGCAATTACATCTACGGCACCTGGAGCGTGCTCGGCGGCCTTGCGCTGGCGGGCGAAGATCCGCAGCAGCCGTATATCCGCAAAGCGGTCGAGTGGCTGCGCTCGCGCCAGCATGCCGACGGCGGCTGGGGCGAAACCAACGACAGTTACATCGACCACGCGTTGCGCGGCACGAACGAAGGCGTCAGCACACCGCAGTCCACCGCATGGGCCTTGCTTGCGCAGATGGCGGTCGGCGATGTGCGTTCGGATTCGGTACGGCGCGGCATAGCGTTCTTGCTCGCACAGCAGGAAAACGGCGGATTGTGGTATCACCCGTCGCACAATGCGCCGGGTTTCCCGCGCGTGTATTACCTGAAATACCACGGCTACACCGCGTATTTCCCGCTGTGGGCGTTGTCTCGCTACCGGCAGTTGCTGCAATCGGCCACGGCTTGA